CATGGGCCAAGGTTGATTGTTCCAGAGGTGGTGGATTGCCGCTGTCCATGATCAACACGGACTGACCTGCTTCAAGGCGCTGATAGCCGGAAAAGGACGCGTCTGAAACCGGAGCGCCATGGGTGTCGTCATAAGCCAGGATGGTTGCCAGTGAATCAACCGGAGTAGCGCCAGTGCCATTGAAATGAGCAAAGCTGCCATTTGGATGGCGAAAGAAGCGCAACATGGGCATCATGCGTTCAATGGCCAGATTCATGCCTTCAGGAGGCACCATATCGCGCGATAAAAAGGTTTGCCTCAGCGGCAGCAGCTCTAGCAAAACGGAAACAATTGCTGATGGATTGCGCGAAACATGGCCGCCGTCAGGCAGGATCTGGTCATTCAACACATGAACCAGGCGTTTGGATACAGACTTTGCCAGTCGCTCCTTGCCTGCAAAACAAAGCCAGGCTGCAAGTTCCGCGATCAGCATTTGCAGCCGATCCAGATTGTTCGGCGTGGAAGAATAGGAGGCGCGTAGATAACGCACTTGTAAATATAGAGCGCGCAAAAAGGCTCGATAAAAGTCGTGGTCGGCGTCCTGGAGGATCAGCGGTGAATTGTTGAGCCATGCCAGAACACGATTGGCAACCACTGGCAAAGCCCATGCGTCGGCATTTAGCTTTCCCGAGTTCTTGATCCAGTCCTCAACGAGGTTTCTGGCATTGGCGCGAGGCAAGGCCGAATTGGACGCGCGCAAGTGTCTGAGCCAGCGAAAGCCATGCAGTTCCTGAGCCCATTGGCGACAGGGGGCCGGGTGGAGAAACGGTGAATGATCGATACAGTTTTCAACCTGACCGGCAAATATGAAGAGGCCGGAATATATATCTTCTGCGATAGTCGGGTCGGATGTGCGTAGATCTTGCGGTGCAATCAACAGGCGATCCGGGCAGCGTGGAACATAGCGCATGCTGCAAGTGGGCCGCCTTATGGGGATGCTCTTGCAGCGGCGAGCCAAAGCTGCCATGGAAATTCGAAGTTTTTGCCAGTTTTGAGACACGCAATTGTCGTCCGTCTTATATCAGCTGCCAACACGAAAACCGGGTTGGCTGGCTAATGGGTTGGATTGGCTGTCGACCATACGCTAGGCGAGTGGTTTGGCTTCGTCCTGTTCGTGAAACAATCGAGCGCACTCAGATGCAAATTGACGAATCAATGTACATAAGCGCTTTCCGGTAATCGATTGGTTACAATTTTATCAAGCTATGGTTAACAAGGTCTATCTTGCTTAATATTTCATAAGAAGGTCAGGCCTTGGCGAAATTACGTAGCTTGATTGCAAAGAAGCCATCCATTCCACCTGCTTCAGGCCAAAAATCGGGCCGTGTGCGAAGGCTGCCATCAGGTTGAATGAAGGGGGCAAGGTGAGGGGTTTTTTCGGGGTTCAGAGGCTCAATGCCAAATTCCGGATTTTGCATCAGGAAATCGGCGATAAGGGCTGGCCCTTCTTCCGGTTGAAGAGAGCAGGTGCAGAAAACCATCTGGCCATCGGGTGCCAGCAGGCTTGCCACATGATCGAGCATTTTTGCTTGCAGTTTTGAAAAGTGGGCTATGTCCTCAGGAGCGCGTTGATGAATGAGTTCTGGATGGCGGCGCATGGTGCCCGTTGCCGAACAGGGGGCGTCGAGCAGAATGAACGGCCATTTTTCATCAAACTTGGTTTTGAGCAAATCGCCTTTGATGAGCTTTGCAGAAAGAGCGACGCGCTCCAGATTTTCCTCAATGCGTTTGAGGCGTTTTGCCGAGATATCAAGCGCGGTTACCTCCGCACCCAGAGCGGCCAACTGCAGGGTCTTGCCTCCCGGCGCGGCGCACAGATCAAGGACCTTTTGCCCTTTCACATTTCCCAGCATCTGAACGGGCAATGTTGCGGCTGCATCCTGCACCCACCATGCCCCTTCGGCAAAGCCTTCCAGCGTGTCGACTTTTTCGTGGCTGGCAAGGCGCAGGCTGCCAGTTGGCATTTTTTCGGCACCAAGTCGTTCCGCCCATTCATCCGCAGTTGCGGGATCTTTCAAGCTCAGATCGAGCGGAATCTGTGCTTTTTGAAACTGCTCCATCATGGCGCTGGTGGCTTCCTGACCATAAGCTGAGCAGAGAGAATCATACATCCAGCCGGGCAAAGTGGTTTTTGCCGGGTCGATGGATTGCAGCTCGTTTTCGCCTTCCTTGCTGATCCGACGCAGAACCGCGTTTGTCAGGCCCTTGAAGCCGGCATATTTGCGCCAGGTGCGATATTGCGATACGGCACAATCAACAACGGCATGCGGCGGGGTTTTTAAAAACAGAAGCTCGGCGGTGCCGATGCGCAAGATGTTGCGCAAAGGACCGGATTTCTTCGGAATACCCCGGTCCATGAAACGGCTCAGCACCATGTCAATTTCACCCAGATGCTGCAAGACCGTCGTGGCAATGCGCTTGGCAAAAGCCCGGTCGCTGCCGTTCAGCTTGCGCAAAGGCCCTTCGGCCAGTTCGTGCGCATAAGCTTCGTCAAGCAGGGCTTTTTCGCTCAGAACAGCGTGGATAAGACGTAAGGCTCCGGCGCGCGCGTCCATTCCGCTTTTTCCCGAAGAGTGAGATTTTTCCATAGTTTTAGGCCTTACGAAGCATCGAGTCAGGCATCCTGATAGGTAAGGATGGGTCTAGTTGCTGTGATTGCGGAAGGCATATCAGGCCAGTTGAACATAGCATGAAGGCGAACGCACACAGCATGCGCTTGCTCAGGACCGGCTGGTTCTGCGCAGACACTGTTTGGTGGATGGCTATACATCATATCGATATAGCAGATGCAAGGAAAAGATTGGGCTTTGGGGCGGTTTCCCGATCTAGGCCAGTCTTCTAGCTTGCTTGGTGTACCAAATCGAGCTTGGCAAGCACTGGCGCGTGATCGGAAGGTTTCTCCCAGCCGCGTGCATCACGATAGATCTCCACGGCGCTGACCTTGTCTGCCGCGCCATCTGTAGCCCATATGTGATCGAGGCGGCGCCCCTTGTCGGCCTTGGCCCAATCACGAGAGCGATAGCTCCACCAGCTATAGAGACGATGGTCAACCGGAATATGGTTGCGAATGACATCCTGCCAGGGACCTGCAGCCTGCACGGCTGTGAGCGCTTCCACTTCGATTGGCGTGTGGCTGACGATCTTCAGCAACTGTTTGTGGCTCCAAACATCATTCTCATGGGGCGCGATATTGAGGTCTCCTACCAGAATGGATGCATTGTTGGTCTCGTTACCGGTTAGCCATTCTTTCATTTCAGCAAGGAAATCGAGTTTATGCTGGAACTTCTCGTTCACAGAAGCATCAGGAATATCACCACCGGCTGGAACGTAGAAATTGTGAATGCGCAAAGGCCCCTGATCGGTGTTGATGGTCACTTCCACATGACGGGCATCGCCTTTGTCGCAAAAACCGTGCTTGTCGACTTTGGCGAAGGGAATGCGTGAGAGGATTGCCACACCGTGATAACTTTTTTGCCCGTTGATAGCGAAATGCTCATAGCCCAGCTTCTTCAGGGTTGCCGTCGGGAACTGGTCGTTGATGACCTTGGTTTCCTGAAGGCAAAGGATGTCTGGAGCGCGATCTGAATCGAACTGTTCGATATGATGAAGACGTGGGCGGATGGAATTGATGTTCCAGGTGGCAAGAGTGATGGTCACGGGCGCTGCCTTGCTTGAATGAGTATTGAGTAATCTATCGTTTCTATTGAATATGAGAATCGATCCTATTCCATTTATAGCAGGCGGCAGAAACAAAAAAAGCACCAGGAAACAAATCAAGGTGCTTTTGTTCTCTTTGCTCACCAGCGCCGACAACAAGGCGCTAAATGGTTGCTATTTTGGCATCAGATTGTATTTGATTTCAAAAATTGACGGTTTGATCGGTTTTCCCGTTTCAACATTGAAAACCGTAACGGTCGTGTCATTGCCATTTGTATCGCGGATGGTCCACTGCCTCAGGAGAGAGCTTTCCCTGTCGAAAATCAGGGTCAGGATTCCATCGCCAAAGAGGCTTTCCTGTTCTACCACCACGGATACGATATCGTCAGCGATGCTGGCTTGGCGGACGCGGGCATCACGGGCGAGATCCAGTTTTTCAGACAGCAGAACCCGCAATGGCGTCTTGCTGAGCGGGTAGATATCCTGGGTCTTGAGCTTGCGATCTTCGATCGACAGGGTTTGGCCATCGGAAATGATGTCTGTGTAGGATGGCTTGGAATAGTAGAAGCGAATCTTGCCCGGACGCTGAATGAAGAAATAGCCTTGTAGTGTGTCGCCGTTTGGCGCGGTCTGGATGAACTCGCCATTCATGGTGCGTGTGGCATTGAACGCTTTGGAGATCGTGTCCAGCGCGGCAACGGATTCAGGATTCATTTGCGCTTGAGCCGCCTGAGGCAGGCTAAAGGCAATGCAAAGCAGCATGCTGGCAAAAACAAGTTTCAACGGGTTGAAAAGATGCATGGCTTTAGCAGACACTTTCGCTCCATTTGGAGTGGTCGATCTTTTAGAGTGATTGTTTTTCATGAGCATGCCTTTGTTCTTTTCACTCCCTGAAACCCGTGGTGTTGTTTATGAATTATGCCTTAATCGCTAAATATCAATCCAATGCGGCAAAAACACGAAAATAATCCGGTAATTTCTTGATTGTCTGACCTTGTTCTTTTGTTTTCAGCAAAAGGCCTGCATGGCTGTACAGGAGGCCCTTTGTTAGCAGCTTACATTGGCGCTCCCTCTTCCGGGACCAGAATTTCGCGTTTGCCAGCGTGATTGGCCGGGCTGATGACACCTTCCTTTTCCATCTGCTCGATGAGCGTTGCTGCCCTGTTATAACCAATGGACAGGCGGCGCTGAATATAGCTTGTGGAGGCTTTGCGATCCCTAAGGACGATATCGACAGCCTTGTCATAGAGTGTCTCGGCGTCGCTTGAACCGCCTCCCCCGATAGGCCCGTCAGCCTGATCTGAGTCGGTTTCTTCGGTCACGGCCTCCAGATATTCAGGCGTGCCCTGACGCTTCAAGTGAGCGACGACTTCTTCGACCTCTTCGTCATCGACAAAGGCACCATGAACGCGCTGGATGCGGCCGCCACCGGCCATGTAAAGCATGTCGCCCATGCCAAGAAGCTGCTCGGCGCCCATTTCACCAAGGATGGTGCGGCTGTCAATCTTGGACGTGACCTGGAAGGACATTCTGGTCGGGAAGTTGGCCTTGATGGTGCCGGTAATAACATCAACAGACGGGCGCTGTGTGGCCATGATCAAATGGATGCCTGCGGCACGAGCCATCTGGGCCAGACGCTGGATGGCGCCCTCGATGTCTTTGCCTGCAACCATCATCAGGTCGGCCATTTCGTCCACCACGATGACGATATATGGCATTGGCTCAAGATCGAGAGTTTCCTGCTCATAAATCGGATCGCCGGTTTCAGGGTCAAAGCCGGTCTGGATCGTGCGGGTGACATCCGCGCCTTTGGCCATTGAATCCCGTACGCGCTTGTTGAAGCCGTCAATATTGCGCACGCCCATCTTGGACATGTTCTTGTAGCGTTGTTCCATCTCGCGCACGGCCCATTTGAGCGCGACCACGGCCTTGGACGGATCGGTCACAACCGGGGTTAGCAGATGCGGAATGCCATCATAGACGGAGAGCTCCAGCATTTTCGGGTCGATCATGATCAGTCGGCAGTCTTCGGGCGTGTGCCTGTAGAGCAGGGACATGATCGTTGTGTTGATCGAAACAGACTTACCAGAGCCCGTGGTGCCAGCAACGAGAACGTGCGGCATGCGAGCCAGATCGACGACCACCGGATCGCCAGAGATGTTTTTGCCAAGGCAAATCGGCAGCTTGGCCTTGGATTTTTCGAAATCCTTGGAGGCCAGCATTTCTCTCAGATAGACAGTTTCGCGGCGAGCATTTGGCAACTCGATGCCGATGGCATTTCTGCCCGGAACAACGGCCACGCGTGCGGAAATGGCGCTCATGGAGCGGGCGATGTCGTCGGCCAGACCAATGACGCGCGAGGACTTGATTCCTGGTGCCGGTTCCAATTCATAGAGCGTTACGACGGGACCGGGGCGAACCTTGATGATTTCACCACGGATGCCGAAGTCCGACAGGACGCCTTCCAGAAGGCGGGCGTTATGTTCGAGCTGATCGGCAGTAAGGCCTGCGTTGGGACCAAGGCTTTCGGGTTCGGACAAAATATCAAGAGAGGGAAACTGATATTCATCCTTGCGGGTGAACAGATTTCCCTGTCCGGATTTGACCATGCGTTTGCCCTTGCCACCTCTGGCCGAATTCGCAGCCGGTTTTGTCGCTGCGCCCTCGTTTGTTTGGGCTCTGTTGTTCGGGTTGCTGGATGGCCGATTGAGTTCGGGTGGGGCTATGCCGACAGGTGCAGATTGTTGTGCAGCATTGTCGTCCCAATCGTCCTCGTCTTCATAATAGTCTTCAGGCTCGCCATGCTGAGCATGTTGTGGGGCAAAGTCCTCAGGCCCGGAATAGCCCATATGTGCTGCAGCACCGGGGGCTTGTCGCTGATAACCAGACTGGGACGCGGGCTCAAGGCGCGGTTCCATGCGGTTGGTCAATGCTTCAAGGCCGTCATCATCTCCGGCAAACAGATTTGCAAACCAGGATGGCTTTTGGGGTTTGCGCTGCTGTTGAGCGGCCTTCTCATGCATTTTCCGGTTCTTGCTGGCTTTACGTGAAAGTTGCCAGTGGGTGAAAGCGCCAAGAGGAATGGAGAATAGAGATGATTTGCGCGACCGGCCTGCCTTCTTGCGATCCAGCGTTCCGTTCGGCTCCTTGTTATAGTCAAAGCCCTCGTCTTCTTCCTCTTCCCAATCGCCTTGATATTCGGATTCGTCATAGTCTTCCTCGTCCAGATCTGCAGCGTTCTGCTCGATCTGGCGGGCTGGTTTGCGGCGCAAGAGGAGATCTCTAAAGCCCAGATCAACAGAAGCGATCAGGATCATCACGCCCAGCAGCATTGCTACTGCGCCAACAAGGATTGCCCATGGACCTTGCATCAATTGACTGTCAAAGCGAGCAATAGATGTCAGAAAGGCATCGCCGACCATGCCACCCAGACTGAGCGGCAGGGGCCAACTGGTCGGGGCGGGAATGCTTGAGAATCCAACCGCCAGGATGCAAAGACCAGCAAACCAGGCCATGAATTTGTTACGGCTTATGCGTGCCGGTTGCATCAGGACCAGCCGCCAGAACCACACTGCCGGCGTGATGATCAGGAAAGCCGAGGCGAGGCCCAATCCCTGAAAACTCAAGTCAGAGATAATGGCCCCGGCTAGTCCGAATGCGTTGCGCGGCGTGCCTTCGGTGGCATTGGAAAGGCTTGGGTCTGCCACATGCCATGTAACCAGACTGGTTACCACGATGCCACATAGCAATAGCCCCAGCAGCCCAAGGCCAGCATAGGCATTGCGCCGCAGGGCATGCTTCAAGGCTCCGTCGCGATCTCGTCTGTCCATTGCTCCGCCTTCATAGGGTGCGGTTCGATAGTCGTCGAATGTGGTCATGAGCTGTTTGATTCCAGTTTCAATTGCACCATTTCAACCCTTGTTCGTTTCCAATCACCCTTGAAGGCACGCGTCTGTTTATTTTAAAGCCTGGTGGGGGTTAACCGATCAGACACTGACGCAGCCGGGTAAGGGCTTCTTCTGTTTCTGCGAGGTCTCCTACCAGAGCGATGCGCAAGAATCCGTCGCCCGGGTTGATGCCGGACCGGTCTTCGCGTGCCAGATAGGACCCCGGAATGACCTTTACGCCTACTTCCTTCCAAAGCTTCTGGGTGACCGACACATCATCGCCAAAAGCGCTGACGTCGAGCCAGAGGAAAAATCCTGCAGGTGGTGTATCGTATGGCAATTCATTGCCCAAAATACGGCGTGCTGCATCGAATTTTTCATTGTAGAGACGGCGGTTTTCTTTCACATGCTCTTCGTCGCGGTAAGCTGCCGCGGCTGCTGCTTGTAGCGCCATCGATACCTGAGGAGCAACGAGGTTGCGGTATTTTGTCCACTGGGTCATGAAGGCCGCGTCACCAGCGGCAAAGCCACAGCGCATGCCGGCAAGGTTGGAGCGTTTGGAGAGCGAGTGGAAAGTCACGACATTGCTAAAGTCACCCTCGCAGGCTTGAAGAATGCCTGCTGGAGGTGTTTCCCGATACAGCTCGGAATAGCATTCGTCGGCAAAGATGAAGAACTGGTGTTTGCGGGCAAGCGCAATCAGTTTTTTCCAGGTTGCGATGTCTGCCACGTTGCCTTGAGGGTTTGCTGGCGAAGCATAATAGAAGGCGATGGTGCGGTCGAGCAGCTCGGTTTCCTTGGCGAGTTCGTCAAGATCTGGCAGGAAGCCGGTTTCTGCTGTGCCGTTGAGGAAAACCTGCTCAGAATCAATCGCAGCCGCAGCACCCTTATAGGTGTGATAGAAGGGGTTCGGCAGCAAAACCGCAGCGTTGCTCGTGTCTTTGCCATATTGGCTGCGGGCCCAGTCGCGCGCGCCAACACAGGCATGGAACAGACCTTCGCGGGTGCCGTTAAGCGGAAGGATGTTCTTTTCGCCCAAAGGAAGACCGCCCAGATCATAACGCCAGTTCAGCCAATCCTCTACGGCTTTGCGGAACTCGTCAGTGCCGCGCATTTGGGGATAGGGGCGGAAATTATGGGCGTTTTTCATGATGACTTCAGGGATGAAGTCCGGGAAAGCGTGGCGCGGTTCACCAATCGTCATGTTGATTGGCTGAGCGGCTTTTTCATTGTTGGGTACAACACCATCCAGCAGATCTGCGAGTTTCTGGAAAGGGGATCGTTCGTCTTGCATCGGGAATCAGGGCCTTTCAAAAAGCCTTTGGTGTTGCGATAAATCAGCAAAGATTTTAGCTGGCTTTTGGTTAAGGCAGCTTTAACTTTTACAAAGGGTAAAGAATGCAAACAGCATTCATTTGTCGCTTGATTATTTTGGGCTTTGCTTGTCGATCAAAGCCTGACCGATCTATCGCAGGGTTGAGGCATGTTATTTTTCAATAGAATTGCCATGGGGCAGGCCTCGGGAAGAGGTGTAAAGCTGTCGCCATGAGCTCGCTAAAACCATGATCCAAATGCATGCATCAGGCAAGGCTTAAGCCTTTGAGGAAAAATACGATGATCATGACTTTGCGTTATGGCGGCGTTTCTAGAGCATCATCGCCGAAAAGAAAAGCAGCGTGATGGGGCATTGCCACCACGCTGCTTTTATTCGTTTTGCCTGATTATCAGGCCTGTCGAGCCAGATCGGACAGCAGCCCTGCTGCTACGGCAAATTTGGAGACGGTCAGGTCATCACTTTGAGTGATGGCGTCCACGGCCTTGACCGTACGCTTGATGGCTGGCGCTTCCTGCTCTAACCAGATTTCCATGCCGGAGCTGCCTTCTTTGGCAAGGCCAAGCACGTAAGCTGTCATTTGATCATGTGCATTCGAAATCGAATCACGCACGCGATCCAACGCCAGGCTTTCATAATAGTCAGAAACATCGAGTGTCTCTGCGAGTGCATCAATGCGACCGATATTGAACTGACCGGCCACAGCAAAGTAGGCCTCGGCGACCTCGCTCAGCGAATGGTTCGATTTTTCTGCGATCAGCACCATGTCCGGAATATCGGCGATGAGGAACAGTCGAGCGATTTGGGCCGCCAACTCTGCGGGAATGCCGTTCTGCTCATATTTCCGGGTTTCTTCCTGCACCAGATCACTCAGATAGGCGGGCAGATACTGATCGATCGTTGGTGCCAGCTCGTCCATCCCCTTGCGATAAAGTGCCACCGTTTCTGCGATCGGGGCAGATGGCGGAATGTTGCGCATGAACCACTGGATCTTGCCTAGCAGTAGCTTTTGTACCTCTTCATAAAGGGCGAGCTGAATGGCTCCCGAGGCCTTGTTGTCCAAGGCATCAATTGCGAGGTTCAAAACCGGCAGATTGAAGGAATCGCGCACGATGATATAGGCTCTTGCAATTTCCTGAGAGCTAGCCCCGGTCTTGTCTGCGATGCGCGGGATGAGGGTTGCCCCGCCCCTGTTGATCATCAGGTTGGCTATGACCGTGGAGATGATCTCGCGACGCAGGCGATGCGACTTGATTTCCTCGGCGTAGGTGTCCCGCATTTTCTGCGGGAAGTAGTGCAAGAGTTCATGCTCCAGATATGGATCGTCGGGGAGTTTGCTGTGCAGCAGCTCTTCATAAAGAGAGTTTTTCGCATAAGCCAACAGCAGGCCGACTTCGGCGCGGCTCAGGGCCTGACCCTTTTTGCGGAACTCCTTCAGTTCTTCATTGTCTGGCAGGAACTCGACAACGCGGTCGAGTTCTCCGGCTTCTTCCAGACGTTCCATCAGGCGGACCTGATAGCCAAGATCTTCCATGCCGCGCAATTCTGTAAGCGAGATGGAAAGGGTCTGCAGGTAGTTGTTGCGAAGAATATGCCGACTGACCTCTTCCGTCATGTCTACGAGCAACGCGTTGCGTTCTTCAAGATCCATTTTGTTTGCGCGAATGGCAGCGCCGAGAGCGATCTTGATGTTGACTTCCATGTCGGAGCTGTTGACGCCTGCCGAGTTGTCGATGGCATCAGAGTTGCACCGGCCACCAAGGTGGTGGAACTCGATACGGGCTCGCTGAGTGACGCCGAGGTTTGCCCCTTCGCCGATGACCTTGACGCGCAGATCCTTTGGCGTGATGCGGATTGCATCATTTGCGCGGTCGTCGGCGTCGGCATCCGTTTCCGAGCTGGCACGGATATAGGTGCCAATACCGCCAAACCACATGAGGTCAACCGGTGCCATCAGAATGGCTTTCATCAGCTCTTGCGGCGTCAGTTTGGTTTTGGTGATGCCCAGTGCTGCTCTGGCTTCCTTGGACAGGGAAATGGATTTCTCCGAGCGGGAGAAGATTCCCCCCCCTTTGGATATTATGCTTTCATCATAGTCCTGCCAGGATGACCGACCGAGGTCGAAGACCCGTTTGCGCTCTTTCCAGCTTCTTGCTGCGTCGGGATCGGGATCAATGAAGATATCCCGGTGGTCAAAGGCTGCGATAAGGCGCGTTTCCTTGGACAATAGCATGCCATTGCCAAACACATCGCCGGACATGTCTCCCACACCGACAGCGCTGAAGGCCTGGGTCTGAATGTCTCGATCCATCTCGCGGAAATGTCGTTTGACAGCTTCCCATGCACCGCGAGCCGTGATGCCCATTTTCTTGTGGTCATAGCCAGCCGAGCCGCCCGAGGCAAAAGCGTCACCAAGCCAGAAATTATGGTCTTCGGAAATGCCATTGGCGATATCGGAGAATGACGCGGTGCCCTTGTCGGCTGCGACAACCAGATAGGGGTCGTCATCGTCATGTCTGACCACTTTTTCCGGTGGCAGAATGGCTTGTCCTTCCAGATTGTCGGTCACATCCAGCAATGCAGAAATGAACAGCTTGTAGGACGCGATCCCCTCCGCCATGAAGGCCTCCCGGCCCCCTTCTGTCGGCAGGTGTTTGGGAACAAAGCCTCCCTTCGAGCCAACCGGTACGATAACTGCATTCTTGACCTGCTGGGCTTTTACAAGGCCGAGCACTTCGGTGCGGAAATCCTGCGGCCGGTCGGACCATCTCAGGCCCCCGCGTGCAACCTTGCCAAAGCGCAAATGCAGGCCTTCGACGCGCGGACTGTAAACGAAGATCTCGCGGAACGGCTTGGGTTCGGGCATGTCGTCCATGGCGCGCGGGTCGAGCTTCAGGGATAGGGTTGGTTTGTCGTCGCCCTCTGGGGTGCGCTGATAGAAGTTGGTGCGCAGGGTGGCCTGAATCACTCCATGGAACTTGCGCAGGATGCGGTCATCGTCGAGGTTGGATACCCGCTCCAGTGCGGTCAGGATACCGTTAGACAGCCGATTGCATTCTTCGTCACGGTTTTTCTGCTCGGGGTTGAATCTGGCGTGGAAGAGGTGAACCAGCAAGGCTGAAAGATCAGGATATGTGTTGAGTGTTTCCCACATATAGTCCTGATCATAAGGAATACGGATCTGACGCAAGTAACGCGAAATGGTTCTTAGGACAGTGATGTCTCGCCACGGAAGATCGGCAGCCATGGAGAGTTTGTTGTAGCCGTCATTTTCGGCTTGGCCATTCCACACCGCAAGGAAACAGGCTTCCAGATCGTCGCGCACATCCTTGAATGGGATCGGCTTGCCGCTGGCGCGCTCCAGATCCATGTCATGGAGCCAGTATTTGCGATTGGAACCGAGCGGTGCGATTTCGTAGGAGCGTTCGTCGATCACCCGGAAACCCATATTCTCCAGAATCGGAACGCGTTCGGAAAGCGGGATCGGCATGCCCTGATGGAATATCTTCAGGGTGATGCGGTGATCTTCATGATGTTCTTTGCGATAGAAGCTGATTGCGGTCTCGTTGCTCCCATCCATGCCTTCCATTATCGCAATGTCATCCATGGCCGTTTCTGGCTCGAAAGTGTCACGGTAGGCATCGGAAAAGGCCACGCAATAGCGCTCGATCAGTCTGCTTGCTGTCTTGACGGGATTGCTGTCCCTAACGACCTGGCAGAGGCCATCAACCCAGGTGCGGATGATGCCATTGATGGCATCTTCCAGCACTGTGCGCGATGGGATTGGCGTATTTCCGCCAGAGCGGCCAATGATGAAATGGATTCGGGCCAGAGGGCCGTCAGGGAATTCGGGATAGACCGCCGAGAGCCTGCCCTCATAGATATTTTTGAGAAATTCGCCGATTTCGATGCGTGCTGCGGTATTGTAGCGGTCACGGGGAACGAAAACGAGGCTTGAAACAAAGCGGTCGAACTTGTCGACCCGCGATAAAACACGCACCTTCGGGCGCTGATGCAGGCGCAGAATTTCCTGCGAATGATAAAGTAGTGTTTCGCTTTCGGTCTGGAACAGCTCATCACGGGGATAATTTTCCAGCACATTGAGCATGGCCTTGCCTGAATGACCAGATGGATCAACGGCGGCCATATCTATGATGCTTTCCACTTTGCGTCTGAGGAAAGGAATATTTAACACCGAGCGGTTGTAGGCGGTGTTGGTGAACAGGCCGACGATGCGCAGCTCGCCGGTGAGCTTGCCATCATCGTCATAGCGCTTGATGCCGATATAATCCATATAGGCGCGTCGATGTACCTTGGTCTTGACATTGGCCTTGGTGATGAAGAGGGGTTCGGGGCGCATCAGAAAGTCGCGGATTTCCGGTGTCATGGTCACCAGTTCCTCACCCCGGCGCAAGACCCGGACCTCGGGATTGCGTAGCAGGCCAAGACCTGCCCGTTTGGTGCGTTTCAGATCGCCTTCCTTGGTGGTGCCATCGAAGGTATATTCGCGCATGCCCAGAAGCGTGAAATTGTTGTCGACAAGCCAGCGCAGGAATTCGACGGTTTCCGTCACATCGCCTTCGGGCAGGGGCGGCGGCGTGATCTTCAGGATTGCAATGGTTTCCTCAAGCTGCAACAGCATCGGTTTCCAGTCGTCAACCACGGAATCGACATCATTGAGGATGCTGTCGAGGGTCTTTTGCAGCTCCTTCTTTTTTTCGCTGCTGGCCAGGCGGGTAATATGG
This window of the uncultured Cohaesibacter sp. genome carries:
- a CDS encoding NAD-glutamate dehydrogenase, translated to MAMDLKTAHAELMAKAKALAEKHSALEAEFLERFFIQGDMEDLSSYSAEELAFIAHRSFEKFHNPFEGRHRIEIFDPSFKEDKEATTNQITIIELHNINKPFLVDSIMGELQQAGLGIRLVLHPIMNAERDAKDKVIALKERKDVQTNPHLKRESLIHVHITRLASSEKKKELQKTLDSILNDVDSVVDDWKPMLLQLEETIAILKITPPPLPEGDVTETVEFLRWLVDNNFTLLGMREYTFDGTTKEGDLKRTKRAGLGLLRNPEVRVLRRGEELVTMTPEIRDFLMRPEPLFITKANVKTKVHRRAYMDYIGIKRYDDDGKLTGELRIVGLFTNTAYNRSVLNIPFLRRKVESIIDMAAVDPSGHSGKAMLNVLENYPRDELFQTESETLLYHSQEILRLHQRPKVRVLSRVDKFDRFVSSLVFVPRDRYNTAARIEIGEFLKNIYEGRLSAVYPEFPDGPLARIHFIIGRSGGNTPIPSRTVLEDAINGIIRTWVDGLCQVVRDSNPVKTASRLIERYCVAFSDAYRDTFEPETAMDDIAIMEGMDGSNETAISFYRKEHHEDHRITLKIFHQGMPIPLSERVPILENMGFRVIDERSYEIAPLGSNRKYWLHDMDLERASGKPIPFKDVRDDLEACFLAVWNGQAENDGYNKLSMAADLPWRDITVLRTISRYLRQIRIPYDQDYMWETLNTYPDLSALLVHLFHARFNPEQKNRDEECNRLSNGILTALERVSNLDDDRILRKFHGVIQATLRTNFYQRTPEGDDKPTLSLKLDPRAMDDMPEPKPFREIFVYSPRVEGLHLRFGKVARGGLRWSDRPQDFRTEVLGLVKAQQVKNAVIVPVGSKGGFVPKHLPTEGGREAFMAEGIASYKLFISALLDVTDNLEGQAILPPEKVVRHDDDDPYLVVAADKGTASFSDIANGISEDHNFWLGDAFASGGSAGYDHKKMGITARGAWEAVKRHFREMDRDIQTQAFSAVGVGDMSGDVFGNGMLLSKETRLIAAFDHRDIFIDPDPDAARSWKERKRVFDLGRSSWQDYDESIISKGGGIFSRSEKSISLSKEARAALGITKTKLTPQELMKAILMAPVDLMWFGGIGTYIRASSETDADADDRANDAIRITPKDLRVKVIGEGANLGVTQRARIEFHHLGGRCNSDAIDNSAGVNSSDMEVNIKIALGAAIRANKMDLEERNALLVDMTEEVSRHILRNNYLQTLSISLTELRGMEDLGYQVRLMERLEEAGELDRVVEFLPDNEELKEFRKKGQALSRAEVGLLLAYAKNSLYEELLHSKLPDDPYLEHELLHYFPQKMRDTYAEEIKSHRLRREIISTVIANLMINRGGATLIPRIADKTGASSQEIARAYIIVRDSFNLPVLNLAIDALDNKASGAIQLALYEEVQKLLLGKIQWFMRNIPPSAPIAETVALYRKGMDELAPTIDQYLPAYLSDLVQEETRKYEQNGIPAELAAQIARLFLIADIPDMVLIAEKSNHSLSEVAEAYFAVAGQFNIGRIDALAETLDVSDYYESLALDRVRDSISNAHDQMTAYVLGLAKEGSSGMEIWLEQEAPAIKRTVKAVDAITQSDDLTVSKFAVAAGLLSDLARQA